Proteins from a genomic interval of Calditerricola satsumensis:
- a CDS encoding enoyl-CoA hydratase-related protein — protein sequence MREDVVQFAVEGHLGIVTLNRPEVMNALNYATLVRLGEIVDALKLRRDIRAVIFTGRGKAFCVGADLKERRTLTEQEVRRNVLKIRDVFTAIERLPQPTIAVMHGYAFGGGFELALACDFRFASEETVMGLTETSLAIIPGAGGTQRLPRLIGPMRAKELIFTARKITAKEAYDLGILTGVAADPFAAARKLAEEIAQNGPLAVTQAKFAIDRGLGVDIQTGLEIESKAYEVLIPTKDRVEALQAFAEKRKPVFRGE from the coding sequence GTGCGCGAAGACGTTGTCCAGTTTGCGGTCGAGGGCCATCTGGGCATCGTCACCCTGAACCGCCCTGAGGTCATGAATGCCCTCAATTACGCCACGCTGGTCCGTCTCGGCGAGATTGTCGACGCCCTCAAGCTGCGCCGCGACATCCGCGCGGTGATCTTTACAGGCAGGGGGAAGGCCTTTTGCGTCGGGGCTGATTTGAAAGAGCGGCGCACGCTTACCGAACAAGAGGTGCGTCGCAACGTGCTGAAGATCCGCGACGTGTTTACGGCCATCGAACGCTTGCCGCAGCCCACCATTGCCGTCATGCACGGCTACGCCTTCGGGGGCGGATTTGAGCTGGCCCTGGCGTGCGATTTTCGCTTTGCGTCGGAAGAGACGGTGATGGGACTGACCGAGACGTCCCTTGCCATCATTCCCGGCGCCGGCGGCACCCAGCGTCTGCCGCGGCTCATCGGGCCGATGCGGGCCAAGGAGCTCATCTTCACGGCCCGCAAGATCACGGCCAAGGAGGCCTACGACCTGGGCATCCTTACCGGCGTGGCGGCCGATCCCTTTGCGGCGGCGCGCAAATTGGCGGAGGAGATTGCCCAAAACGGTCCGCTGGCCGTCACCCAGGCCAAGTTCGCCATTGACCGCGGATTGGGTGTGGACATCCAGACGGGCCTGGAAATTGAATCGAAGGCGTACGAAGTGCTCATTCCCACCAAAGACCGCGTGGAAGCGCTGCAGGCCTTCGCCGAAAAGCGCAAACCGGTGTTTCGGGGCGAATAA
- the ytfJ gene encoding GerW family sporulation protein: MAEHPIQGLMKTAMENLKEMVDVNTIVGEPVETPDGSVILPISRVGFGFAAGGSEFELDGKASGGGGQNGRGFPFGGGSGGGVSITPVAFLVVNSKGVRSVPLEGPTHLYERILEQVPKLVERLQQAFQANPTAGTPRTNPKGRETTNLEYDPQYEM, translated from the coding sequence ATGGCGGAGCATCCCATCCAGGGTTTGATGAAGACGGCAATGGAAAATCTCAAAGAAATGGTCGACGTCAACACCATTGTGGGCGAACCGGTGGAGACGCCCGACGGCAGCGTCATCCTTCCCATCTCCCGCGTCGGATTTGGATTTGCGGCGGGGGGCAGCGAGTTTGAGCTCGACGGTAAAGCCAGTGGTGGTGGGGGACAGAACGGCCGCGGCTTCCCGTTCGGCGGGGGAAGCGGGGGCGGCGTGTCCATCACGCCGGTGGCGTTTCTCGTCGTCAACAGCAAAGGCGTGCGCTCCGTTCCGCTGGAGGGACCTACGCACCTCTATGAGCGCATCCTGGAGCAAGTGCCCAAGCTGGTGGAACGCTTGCAGCAGGCGTTCCAGGCCAATCCCACGGCGGGTACGCCACGGACAAACCCGAAAGGACGCGAGACGACCAATCTCGAGTACGACCCGCAGTACGAGATGTAA
- a CDS encoding DUF2953 domain-containing protein — protein sequence MWIGLSIVSFVLFLLTPVRVAITVQREGEDDRLCIEVWTWFRWMGFRREITRVDWEGWRARYTRRTATIAGDRTLDAQKLWLTQEDIRRRWRQTRRFLRQFRDVRRALRAFTRHLTCERFSWESRIGTGDAALTGMLTGLAWMAKGAVLATATRYVRLKAVPHVRVIPAFDETTLSSSLTCMLRIRIGQAILAMAKLVWTLYKGREDRWRSIPSRV from the coding sequence ATGTGGATCGGCCTCAGCATCGTCAGTTTCGTGCTGTTTCTGCTCACCCCGGTACGGGTGGCCATCACCGTGCAGCGCGAAGGGGAAGATGACCGTCTGTGCATCGAGGTGTGGACGTGGTTTCGGTGGATGGGCTTTCGCCGCGAAATCACCCGCGTGGACTGGGAGGGGTGGCGGGCACGCTATACGCGCCGCACCGCGACCATCGCCGGCGATCGGACCCTTGATGCGCAAAAGTTGTGGCTGACCCAAGAGGACATCCGCCGACGCTGGAGACAAACGCGCCGTTTTCTTCGGCAGTTTCGCGACGTCCGCCGGGCGTTACGCGCGTTTACGCGGCACCTCACGTGCGAGCGGTTCTCCTGGGAGTCGCGCATCGGCACCGGCGATGCCGCCCTGACCGGGATGCTGACCGGCCTGGCGTGGATGGCGAAGGGCGCCGTCCTGGCGACCGCGACGCGGTACGTGCGGTTGAAGGCGGTTCCGCACGTCCGCGTGATTCCCGCCTTCGACGAGACAACGCTTTCCAGTTCCCTCACGTGCATGCTGCGCATCCGGATCGGGCAAGCTATCCTTGCGATGGCCAAACTGGTGTGGACTCTGTACAAAGGACGGGAAGATCGATGGCGGAGCATCCCATCCAGGGTTTGA
- a CDS encoding M6 family metalloprotease domain-containing protein produces MRRWVSGVLVVMLIGVAAWSGSGTAGKSVGPSAPHFVTPPDEVKAAAQARGIDLGQRAHGRPHQVNPQQSVGTKPLSAEQKVLALYLRFPEDDGPPSRVTYQHVPRQLLADLLFGNAYNPYTHPDFARYREWNGIPAPTDRTLANYYREISRGRVTVTGEVVEVQMPRGYSAYRIGQRFGAVQNDYGDYTMAMLLEDAIRAADPYVDFSRYAVNGEVPNVFLIHEGTGAEWNLDPRLIWSHKWEYADAWYYYEWAKTGTAPEYDPHRGIWVDGVKVNAYAIEPEVGGDLTGYLGAVTGPYPPQVGIYAHEFAHVLGLPDLYDYDYDSEGVGGYSLMAGGSWARFPDAAPYSGNSPVHPDAWSKAFWGLADVHVVTEGQQTFSLKPAAAGGGVVKLVVPGSGGTEYFLVENRQPVGFDKGLLRYGDVRGLAIYHVDENVLARNFWRPNEAQNWFQNRMQQVEADPQTGETHYAVSLLQADNRWDLEKNVNRGDAGDLYRTGQALTPTSTPNSGSYYVLQKGNGAVPNFTGAFVRDIVEHPDGTITFTAGFLSR; encoded by the coding sequence ATGAGACGGTGGGTTTCCGGCGTGCTGGTGGTGATGCTGATCGGCGTCGCGGCGTGGAGCGGAAGTGGGACGGCCGGGAAATCCGTGGGGCCGTCGGCGCCGCATTTCGTCACGCCGCCCGATGAAGTAAAGGCGGCAGCCCAGGCCCGGGGCATCGATCTGGGCCAGCGCGCCCATGGTCGGCCCCATCAGGTCAACCCGCAGCAGTCGGTGGGGACGAAGCCGCTTTCCGCAGAACAAAAGGTGTTGGCCCTGTATCTGCGCTTTCCCGAAGACGACGGCCCGCCCTCTAGGGTGACGTACCAGCACGTGCCGCGGCAGCTTTTGGCGGACCTCTTGTTTGGGAACGCCTACAACCCGTACACGCATCCTGACTTTGCCCGGTACCGGGAGTGGAACGGCATTCCCGCGCCGACGGATCGGACGCTGGCCAACTACTACCGGGAGATCTCCCGGGGGCGGGTGACCGTCACCGGGGAAGTGGTCGAGGTGCAGATGCCGCGCGGCTACTCGGCATACCGCATTGGCCAGCGGTTTGGGGCGGTGCAAAACGACTACGGCGACTACACGATGGCCATGCTCCTCGAGGACGCCATCCGGGCGGCCGACCCGTATGTCGACTTTTCCCGGTACGCCGTCAACGGCGAGGTGCCCAACGTGTTTCTCATCCATGAAGGGACGGGGGCGGAGTGGAACCTGGATCCCCGCCTGATTTGGTCGCACAAGTGGGAATACGCCGATGCCTGGTATTATTACGAGTGGGCGAAAACGGGCACCGCACCCGAGTACGATCCCCATCGCGGCATCTGGGTTGATGGGGTGAAGGTCAACGCCTACGCCATTGAACCCGAAGTGGGCGGCGACCTGACCGGGTATCTCGGTGCCGTCACCGGACCCTACCCGCCGCAGGTGGGCATCTACGCCCACGAGTTTGCCCATGTGCTGGGGTTGCCCGATCTGTACGATTACGATTACGATTCCGAAGGCGTGGGCGGCTATTCGCTGATGGCCGGCGGTTCCTGGGCGCGCTTTCCCGACGCCGCCCCGTATTCGGGCAACTCTCCGGTTCACCCTGACGCGTGGTCGAAGGCGTTCTGGGGCTTGGCCGACGTGCACGTGGTGACGGAAGGGCAGCAAACCTTTTCCCTGAAACCGGCGGCGGCCGGAGGCGGTGTGGTCAAGCTCGTGGTGCCGGGCAGCGGCGGAACGGAATACTTCCTGGTGGAAAACCGCCAGCCCGTGGGTTTTGACAAGGGCCTCCTGCGCTACGGCGATGTGCGCGGCCTGGCCATTTACCATGTGGACGAGAATGTGCTGGCCCGCAACTTCTGGCGCCCGAATGAAGCGCAAAATTGGTTCCAGAACCGCATGCAGCAGGTGGAGGCCGATCCCCAAACCGGCGAGACCCATTACGCCGTTTCCCTGTTGCAGGCCGACAACCGCTGGGATCTGGAGAAGAACGTCAACCGCGGCGATGCCGGCGATCTGTACCGCACGGGCCAGGCGTTGACGCCCACATCAACCCCGAACTCCGGATCCTATTACGTGTTGCAAAAGGGTAACGGTGCGGTTCCCAATTTCACGGGAGCCTTCGTGCGCGACATCGTGGAACACCCGGACGGGACGATCACGTTTACCGCCGGCTTTTTGTCCCGCTAA
- a CDS encoding amidohydrolase codes for MPHKVLIRGGTIYTFDPAHPVVTALYAEGGRIVAVGDEADLRLRFGRPDVEVLDLEGGAAVPGLTDSHVHLLGVGQRLARLDLSGARALAALLERVRAAAERTPPGKWIVGAGWDESRLHERRPPTRDELDRAAPNHPVLLVRVCTHAAVANSLALRLAGITEQTPDPPGGRIVRDGRGQPTGLLLEAARWQVERAVPPPTEDELVDMLRLAVREALAHGLVAVHTEDARYFGGWARVRRVYRRLWEDMRFPLRVLQLVSDSCLDEWQVDRAAASDEEPPWFRTGPVKLFADGSLGARTAHLREPYADDPGNRGVAVCDDEPLRDRVARAREAGLPVAVHAIGDAALEQVLRVLGDVPPRPGQRDRLIHLSLVAPDLLSRLAQLPVAADIQPVFAADDADWIVQRLGPQRLRWAYAWRSLLATGIPCAGGSDAPVASLDPLRGIHAAVVGGRTVAGAVPAPGETLDVETAFRLYAVGGAAVAGEEAERGTLSAGKRADLTVFRRDPLAAGRRDPDALLEARVAMTIVEGTVAFRDEALG; via the coding sequence GTGCCGCATAAGGTGCTGATCCGCGGGGGGACGATCTACACCTTTGACCCGGCCCATCCCGTGGTGACCGCCCTGTATGCGGAAGGCGGGCGCATCGTGGCGGTGGGCGACGAGGCGGACCTCCGCCTTCGCTTCGGCCGTCCCGACGTGGAGGTGCTCGACCTCGAGGGCGGCGCGGCGGTGCCGGGGCTGACGGACAGCCACGTCCACCTCCTCGGCGTGGGGCAGCGGCTGGCCCGCCTCGACCTGTCCGGCGCGCGGGCGCTGGCGGCGCTGCTGGAACGCGTGCGCGCCGCCGCCGAGCGGACGCCCCCGGGGAAGTGGATTGTCGGGGCGGGGTGGGACGAATCCCGCCTTCACGAGCGGCGGCCGCCCACGCGGGACGAGCTGGACCGCGCCGCGCCCAATCACCCGGTGCTGCTCGTCCGCGTGTGCACCCACGCCGCCGTGGCCAACAGCCTGGCCCTGCGCTTGGCCGGCATCACCGAGCAGACGCCCGACCCGCCGGGCGGGCGCATTGTCCGTGACGGGCGGGGCCAGCCGACCGGTCTTCTGCTGGAGGCGGCTCGCTGGCAGGTGGAGCGCGCCGTTCCCCCGCCGACGGAGGACGAGCTGGTGGACATGCTGCGCTTGGCCGTTCGCGAGGCGCTGGCGCACGGTCTCGTCGCCGTGCACACGGAAGATGCACGCTATTTTGGCGGCTGGGCGCGCGTGCGGCGCGTGTACCGGCGTCTGTGGGAGGACATGCGCTTTCCCCTGCGCGTCCTCCAGCTCGTGTCGGACAGCTGCCTTGACGAATGGCAGGTCGATCGCGCCGCGGCCTCGGACGAGGAGCCGCCGTGGTTTCGCACGGGGCCGGTCAAGCTCTTTGCCGACGGGTCCCTCGGCGCGCGCACGGCACACCTGCGGGAGCCCTATGCCGACGACCCGGGAAACCGCGGCGTGGCCGTCTGTGACGACGAGCCCCTCCGCGATAGGGTTGCCCGGGCCCGTGAGGCCGGCCTCCCCGTCGCCGTGCACGCCATCGGCGACGCGGCACTGGAGCAGGTCTTGCGCGTGCTGGGCGACGTGCCGCCGCGGCCGGGGCAGCGCGACCGCCTGATTCACCTTTCCCTTGTGGCCCCGGATTTGCTGAGCCGTTTGGCGCAGCTTCCCGTTGCGGCCGACATCCAGCCGGTTTTCGCCGCCGACGACGCCGACTGGATTGTCCAGCGCCTCGGTCCCCAGCGGCTGCGGTGGGCCTACGCGTGGCGCTCGCTCCTCGCCACCGGCATCCCCTGCGCTGGCGGCTCCGACGCGCCCGTGGCGTCCCTCGACCCGCTAAGAGGCATCCACGCCGCCGTCGTGGGCGGGCGCACCGTCGCCGGGGCCGTTCCGGCACCCGGGGAAACGCTGGACGTCGAAACGGCCTTTCGCCTCTACGCCGTCGGCGGTGCGGCCGTGGCCGGAGAAGAGGCCGAGCGGGGCACGCTTTCGGCCGGCAAGCGGGCCGATCTAACCGTGTTCAGGCGCGATCCCCTCGCCGCAGGGCGGCGCGACCCCGACGCGCTGCTTGAGGCGCGCGTGGCCATGACGATTGTGGAGGGGACGGTTGCTTTTCGCGACGAAGCCCTCGGGTAG
- a CDS encoding NAD(P)/FAD-dependent oxidoreductase, producing MAYDVIVVGGGPSGLMAAAAAGLRGARVLLLEKKDKLGRKLAISGGGRCNVTNNKPVDELIRHIPGNGRFLYRALSTFGPRDIIRFFEALGVPLKEEDDGRMFPVSDRAKDVVAALVRRVREAGVAIRLNAPVAEVRYEGGRVRGVRLASGEVFDARAVVVAVGGMSVPHTGSTGDGYAWARAAGHTVTELYPTEVPITSDEPFIRDRRLQGLALRDVALTVWHPTKGKPLVTHRGDMLFTHFGLSGPAALRCSQFVVKARKATGAEAVTITLDLWPDRPEEALLAERERLAGTQPKKALKNALKALLPDRLVPIVLERSGVPGDVTCAHVSKAAWREVVHLLKAFPVRATGTRPLHEAFVTGGGVHVKEIDPRTMQSKLMHGLYFCGEILDVHGYTGGYNITAALSTGYVAGASAAEQALVERSAMREEESEPCRIRC from the coding sequence ATGGCGTACGACGTCATCGTGGTTGGCGGCGGGCCGTCCGGGCTCATGGCGGCCGCCGCCGCCGGCCTGCGCGGGGCGCGCGTGCTCCTTTTGGAGAAGAAGGACAAGCTTGGCCGCAAGCTGGCCATCTCCGGCGGCGGACGCTGCAACGTGACGAACAACAAGCCGGTCGACGAGCTGATTCGCCATATTCCCGGCAATGGCCGGTTTCTGTACCGCGCCCTTTCTACCTTCGGCCCGCGCGACATCATCCGCTTTTTCGAGGCGCTGGGCGTGCCGCTCAAGGAGGAGGACGACGGGCGCATGTTTCCTGTCTCCGACCGCGCCAAGGACGTGGTGGCCGCGCTGGTGCGCCGGGTGCGGGAGGCGGGGGTGGCCATTCGCCTGAATGCGCCGGTGGCCGAGGTGCGCTACGAAGGCGGGCGCGTGCGGGGCGTGCGCCTGGCGTCGGGCGAGGTCTTCGACGCCCGCGCCGTGGTGGTGGCCGTGGGAGGCATGTCGGTGCCCCATACCGGTTCGACGGGCGACGGCTACGCCTGGGCGCGGGCGGCCGGCCACACGGTGACGGAGCTGTATCCCACCGAGGTGCCGATCACGTCGGACGAGCCCTTCATTCGCGACCGGCGGCTGCAAGGGCTGGCGCTGCGTGACGTGGCGCTCACCGTGTGGCATCCAACAAAGGGGAAGCCCCTCGTCACCCACCGCGGCGACATGCTCTTCACCCACTTCGGCCTGTCCGGCCCCGCCGCGCTGCGGTGCAGCCAGTTCGTGGTGAAGGCGCGCAAGGCGACCGGGGCAGAGGCGGTGACGATCACCCTCGACCTCTGGCCCGATCGCCCGGAGGAAGCGCTGCTGGCGGAGCGCGAGCGCTTGGCCGGTACCCAGCCCAAAAAGGCGCTCAAGAACGCCCTGAAGGCCCTGTTGCCCGACCGGCTCGTGCCAATCGTCTTGGAACGCTCCGGCGTTCCCGGCGACGTGACGTGCGCCCACGTGTCGAAGGCGGCCTGGCGCGAGGTGGTGCACCTCCTCAAGGCCTTTCCCGTGCGCGCCACCGGCACGCGGCCCCTTCACGAGGCCTTCGTCACCGGCGGCGGGGTGCACGTGAAGGAGATCGACCCGCGCACGATGCAGTCCAAGCTCATGCACGGCCTTTATTTTTGCGGAGAGATCCTCGATGTGCACGGGTACACCGGCGGTTACAACATCACCGCCGCGCTGTCAACGGGGTATGTGGCCGGTGCGAGCGCCGCCGAGCAGGCCCTGGTCGAGCGATCCGCAATGCGGGAGGAGGAAAGCGAACCGTGCCGCATAAGGTGCTGA